One Fuerstiella marisgermanici DNA window includes the following coding sequences:
- a CDS encoding redoxin domain-containing protein yields MMSLLNKPAPGFELPDVDGVEHRPVDYRGRWLLLVFHRHLG; encoded by the coding sequence ATGATGTCACTTCTGAATAAACCTGCTCCTGGCTTTGAGCTGCCTGACGTGGATGGTGTTGAGCATCGGCCGGTGGACTATCGAGGTCGTTGGTTGCTGCTGGTGTTTCATCGTCACCTTGGCTGA